The Salvia miltiorrhiza cultivar Shanhuang (shh) chromosome 1, IMPLAD_Smil_shh, whole genome shotgun sequence genome has a window encoding:
- the LOC131005294 gene encoding uncharacterized protein LOC131005294, with product MERKQGQGFFSALEDVVRGLSPARSRGKSPGRSRSPMSGLLRRKVGASNSDSLIARSGSLRPMGETLTPLMEGPDPDGEEIGDSKRLGSGLGQWVRGQLTRNPSVAVNDSGGGGRRSDLRLLLGVMGAPLAPVHVSASDPLPHLSIKDTPIETSSAQYIVQQYTAASGGQKVQNAVKNAYAMGKVKMVASEFETATKVVKNRNVSRAAESGGFVLWQMSPDMWYVELAVGGSKVHAGCNGKLVWRHTPWLGAHTAKGPVRPLRRALQGLDPRTTASMFADSICIGEKNINGEECFILKVAADPRTLKARSEGPAEIIRHVLFGYFSQKTGLLIHMEDSHLTRIQSNGGDAVYWETTINSFLDDYRPVEGIMIAHSGRSVVTLFRFGEMAMSHTKTRMEEAWTIEEVAFNVPGLSMDCFIPPADLGSASISETCELPVEERGKPGNRAKVAALEKAQPTSIDNLMWKVEI from the exons ATGGAGAGGAAGCAGGGACAGGGGTTTTTCTCGGCTTTAGAGGACGTGGTGCGCGGCCTATCTCCAGCGAGGTCGCGGGGGAAGAGCCCCGGCCGGAGCAGGTCGCCGATGTCGGGCCTGCTCCGGCGGAAAGTCGGCGCCAGCAACTCCGACTCCTTGATTGCGAGATCGGGCAGCCTCAGGCCCATGGGAGAGACGCTCACGCCGCTGATGGAGGGTCCGGATCCGGACGGAGAGGAAATCGGCGACTCCAAGCGCCTCGGCTCGGGGCTCGGCCAGTGGGTCCGCGGCCAGCTCACTCGGAATCCTTCCGTAGCCGTCAATGACAGCGGCGGAGGAGGCAGGAGGTCTGATTTGCGGCTGCTGCTCGGAGTAATGGGCGCCCCGCTCGCGCCGGTCCACGTCTCCGCCTCGGACCCTTTGCCCCATCTCAGCATTAAGGACACTCCAATC GAAACTTCATCGGCGCAGTATATAGTGCAGCAATATACTGCTGCTTCAGGCGGGCAGAAAGTCCAGAACGCAGTTAAGAATGCGTACGCGATGGGGAAGGTGAAGATGGTAGCTTCTGAGTTCGAAACAGCAACAAAAGTAGTGAAGAACAGGAATGTGAGTAGAGCTGCTGAATCAGGCGGATTCGTGCTGTGGCAGATGAGCCCCGATATGTGGTATGTGGAGCTTGCCGTTGGAGGCAGCAAAGTCCATGCTGGCTGCAACGGCAAGCTAGTTTGGAGGCACACGCCCTGGCTCGGCGCTCACACGGCCAAGGGGCCGGTGAGGCCCCTTCGCCGCGCCCTTCAG GGACTTGATCCGAGGACTACGGCTAGTATGTTTGCTGATTCGATTTGCATTGGGGAGAAGAACATCAACGGAGAGGAGTGCTTCATTCTGAAGGTTGCTGCTGATCCTCGGACATTGAAGGCGAGGAGCGAAGGGCCGGCTGAGATCATAAGGCATGTCCTGTTCGGCTACTTCAGCCAGAAGACAGGGCTGCTGATTCACATGGAGGATTCCCATCTCACCCGCATCCAATCCAACGGCGGGGATGCGGTCTACTGGGAGACCACCATCAACTCGTTCCTAGATGACTACCGGCCCGTTGAAGGGATCATGATCGCTCACTCCGGGCGATCCGTGGTGACCCTCTTCCGGTTTGGGGAGATGGCGATGAGCCACACCAAGACCAGGATGGAAGAGGCCTGGACGATTGAGGAGGTGGCCTTCAACGTCCCAGGTCTGTCGATGGACTGCTTCATTCCACCGGCTGACTTGGGATCGGCCTCAATCAGCGAAACTTGTGAGCTCCCGGTGGAGGAGAGGGGGAAGCCCGGTAACCGGGCGAAAGTTGCAGCGCTGGAGAAGGCTCAGCCTACTTCCATTGATAACCTAATGTGGAAGGTGGAGATATGA
- the LOC131005295 gene encoding uncharacterized protein LOC131005295 — translation MKRASKTSGSGKPNAPHKDLPNLAAKPKKKKSKQKPTPPSPLKDESAADEPTPPPKIKVYLPKPIRVSSAFSRSNSYDSLASNSDGEKPAEELSYMPLQWPPIFERGRGENSTGYPTTGSATDVDGRKNDRTKARSAAAGVDGRDGRGHNSSASAGASVGVDGRGRNSSTTAGFSAGVNGRTTEKNGEGGTKGEKEVERIGQREKEACGIGQKEKEAHDLGYQDGGDYWAWH, via the exons ATGAAGAGAGCTTCCAAAACCAGCGGCAGCGGCAAGCCCAACGCCCCTCACAAAGACCTCCCCAACCTCGCCGCCAAGCCCAAGAAGAAGAAGTCCAAGCAGAAGCCCACCCCTCCCTCGCCGTTAAAGGACGAGAGCGCCGCCGACGAGCCTACCCCGCCGCCTAAGATCAAGGTCTACCTGCCCAAGCCAATCAGGGTGTCGTCGGCCTTCTCCCGCAGTAACAGCTACGACAGCTTGGCCTCCAACAGCGACGGCGAGAAGCCCGCCGAGGAGCTCTCCTACATGCCGCTGCAGTGGCCGCCGATATTCGAGAGAGGAAGAGGAGAAAACTCAACCGGCTACCCGACTACCGGCTCGGCAACTGACGTTGACGGCCGGAAAAACGACAGAACGAAGGCGAGAAGCGCGGCTGCCGGCGTAGACGGCCGAGATGGCCGAGGACACAACAGCTCGGCGTCAGCCGGCGCCTCTGTCGGTGTAGATGGCCGAGGACGCAACAGTTCGACCACTGCCGGCTTCTCCGCCGGCGTTAATGGCCGAACAACCGAGAAAAATGGTGAAGGTGGAACCAAGGGAGAGAAAGAGGTGGAGAGAATCGGTCAAAGGGAGAAAGAGGCGTGTGGAATTGgtcaaaaggaaaaagaggcgCATGATTTAG gatatcaggacgggggagattattgggcgtggcactga